The following proteins are co-located in the Bacillaceae bacterium S4-13-56 genome:
- a CDS encoding MFS transporter: protein MINTIKTMDKSLYILFLGVLLTHLGSFLVIPILPIMLRESVGLSLSTIGGVLASYAIAFQFGSILGGFLADRLGRRTVISGGAFIAAIGFVSIGLFDTYLPVLFSVATAGLGNGLNAPSTKAAIASIASKENQTTAFSFRGIAANIGTGTAGLIVFFLITGSPKIVYWIAGITYLVITVLSWIFVPKGCGEEECKPVPLGAYKEVFSNKPFVIFGLVSILIWVLYAQLALALPIRATDVLENPGHVALIWTIKSVTVILLQTIITKHIISRVHPLFALFIGILLIGGGVGFLYFANSFIGLAISGTIFVLGEMLLLPTMDSTISQLSKANLIGIFFGLANVVSGLGEATGHFLGGRLLDLGTNSYIPWITYAIASLLIGGMVLLLIRWKPMQDSLISAAKQKDKPKEAPRVNPGPPNHQSLPLNRWEEEIFFRRKSPT, encoded by the coding sequence ATGATTAACACCATTAAGACAATGGACAAATCCTTATATATATTGTTTCTTGGGGTTCTCTTAACTCACTTAGGATCTTTTTTAGTTATTCCCATTTTACCTATCATGCTTAGGGAGAGTGTAGGACTAAGTTTAAGTACGATTGGGGGAGTCCTTGCCTCCTATGCTATTGCGTTTCAATTTGGAAGTATATTAGGAGGTTTTCTTGCCGATCGTCTTGGAAGAAGAACTGTTATATCCGGAGGAGCTTTTATTGCTGCTATTGGATTTGTTTCCATTGGATTATTTGACACTTATCTTCCTGTTTTATTTTCTGTGGCCACTGCTGGATTAGGAAATGGTTTAAATGCTCCCTCTACAAAAGCAGCTATAGCATCGATTGCCTCTAAAGAAAATCAAACCACTGCTTTTTCCTTTAGAGGCATTGCAGCTAATATTGGTACTGGAACAGCGGGGCTTATTGTCTTCTTTTTAATTACTGGTTCTCCAAAAATTGTTTATTGGATAGCTGGAATAACTTATTTAGTAATTACAGTTCTTAGCTGGATTTTCGTTCCAAAGGGGTGTGGAGAAGAGGAGTGTAAGCCAGTACCTTTGGGAGCTTACAAAGAGGTTTTTTCAAACAAACCGTTTGTAATCTTTGGTTTGGTAAGTATCCTTATTTGGGTATTATACGCGCAACTTGCGTTAGCTCTTCCTATAAGGGCAACGGATGTGTTGGAAAACCCTGGTCATGTTGCATTAATTTGGACGATTAAAAGTGTTACTGTTATTCTACTTCAAACTATAATAACCAAGCATATAATTAGTAGAGTACACCCCTTATTTGCTCTATTTATTGGCATCTTGTTGATTGGTGGTGGGGTAGGCTTTCTCTATTTTGCCAACTCATTTATAGGCTTAGCTATAAGTGGAACGATTTTTGTCTTAGGAGAAATGCTCCTTTTACCAACGATGGATAGTACGATTTCACAACTTTCAAAAGCAAACCTAATTGGTATCTTCTTTGGATTAGCAAATGTCGTATCAGGACTAGGTGAAGCTACGGGTCATTTCCTAGGAGGAAGATTGCTTGACCTAGGCACGAATAGCTATATTCCATGGATAACATATGCTATTGCTAGCCTCCTAATTGGAGGGATGGTTTTATTGCTAATAAGGTGGAAGCCTATGCAGGATTCACTTATTTCAGCTGCTAAACAAAAGGATAAACCAAAAGAAGCGCCAAGAGTTAATCCAGGTCCACCAAATCACCAATCTCTCCCTTTAAATCGATGGGAAGAGGAGATCTTTTTTAGAAGGAAATCCCCTACATAA
- a CDS encoding YebC/PmpR family DNA-binding transcriptional regulator, translated as MGRKWNNIKEKKAAKDKNTSRIYAKFGREIYVVAKQGEPDPEANQALKFVLERAKTYNVPKHIIDKAIDKAKGGGDEDFDKLRYEGFGPNGSMVIVDALTNNVNRTASEVRAAFNKNGGNMGVSGSVSYMFDETAVIGVEGKSEEEVLELLMEADIEVRDLVEEDGTVIVYAEPDEFHAVQEAFKQAGVSEFTVAEISMIAQNDVTLPEDTLARFEKMIDAIEDIEDVQQVFHNVDLGE; from the coding sequence ATGGGTCGTAAGTGGAACAATATCAAAGAAAAGAAGGCGGCTAAGGATAAAAACACTAGTCGTATCTATGCCAAATTTGGTAGAGAAATTTATGTAGTAGCAAAACAGGGAGAGCCAGACCCTGAAGCAAACCAAGCATTGAAGTTTGTTCTTGAAAGAGCTAAAACTTATAACGTGCCAAAACATATTATTGATAAAGCGATTGATAAAGCAAAAGGTGGCGGAGATGAAGATTTTGATAAACTCCGTTATGAAGGTTTTGGACCAAATGGATCAATGGTAATTGTTGATGCTTTAACAAATAATGTAAATCGTACGGCATCTGAAGTAAGAGCCGCCTTCAATAAAAATGGCGGTAATATGGGAGTCAGCGGATCAGTTTCCTATATGTTTGATGAAACTGCTGTTATCGGTGTAGAAGGAAAATCGGAAGAAGAGGTTCTTGAACTCTTGATGGAAGCAGATATTGAAGTACGCGATCTTGTAGAAGAAGACGGAACAGTTATTGTTTACGCAGAACCTGATGAATTTCACGCTGTTCAAGAGGCATTCAAACAAGCAGGAGTTTCAGAGTTTACTGTGGCTGAAATCTCTATGATTGCTCAGAATGATGTTACTCTTCCCGAAGATACCCTAGCACGGTTTGAAAAAATGATTGATGCCATTGAAGATATAGAAGATGTTCAACAAGTTTTCCATAATGTAGACTTAGGCGAATAA
- a CDS encoding CocE/NonD family hydrolase — MDEVRIVRNMKVPMHNGVLLSADLYFPKGEGTFPAIVVRTPYLKRTPKSHENGLYFAKNGFIVMYMDVRGRGDSKGEFDPYFQEADDGYDTIEWVASQAWCSGNVGTMGGSYLGRIQWLTALKKPPHLKAIAASVSPSDPFVEWPTGIPTPHHICWLYMTSGKVMQNIDIIDWEKIYKHLPLEAMDEELGFELDRWHEEFKHAKLDDWWKRISYQDKFHEIDLPALHISGWYDDEQIGTPLNFQGMATNGASEFARKNQKMIMGPWPHQINQSTKLGDLDFGSDSLIDLNHYILRWFNLWLKGENDGIKEDPPVKMFVMGDNQWRDEHEWPLARTEWIKYYIDSKGRANSRFGDGFLSQGKPKGNDSDQYTYDPNDPVPFITEATSAQIGGPDNYSSIERRDDVLVYSTEELEKDVEVSGPIKMELFASTSAKDTDFMVKLIDVWPNGYAQRLTDGMVRARFRESMGNPTLVTPGETYKYIIDCWNTSHMFKKGHRIRIEISSSAFPKYDRNLNTGEELGKTTNIKIAHQTIYHNEKNPSAIILPVIPR; from the coding sequence ATGGATGAAGTAAGGATTGTACGAAATATGAAAGTTCCTATGCATAATGGGGTTCTGCTATCAGCTGATTTGTATTTCCCAAAAGGGGAGGGGACTTTCCCAGCTATTGTTGTTCGAACCCCCTATCTGAAGAGAACACCCAAATCGCATGAAAATGGTTTATATTTTGCAAAGAATGGTTTCATTGTTATGTATATGGATGTAAGAGGTAGGGGTGATTCAAAAGGGGAATTTGATCCATATTTTCAGGAAGCTGATGATGGATATGACACAATTGAATGGGTTGCATCTCAGGCGTGGTGTTCTGGAAATGTGGGAACGATGGGAGGGTCATACTTAGGTAGAATTCAATGGTTGACCGCCCTTAAAAAGCCTCCACATCTAAAGGCTATAGCAGCAAGTGTCTCCCCTTCAGATCCCTTTGTGGAATGGCCAACCGGTATTCCAACCCCTCATCATATTTGCTGGTTATATATGACGAGTGGGAAAGTGATGCAAAACATAGACATTATCGATTGGGAAAAAATATACAAGCATCTTCCACTTGAAGCTATGGACGAAGAGCTTGGTTTTGAATTAGACAGGTGGCATGAAGAATTTAAACACGCTAAACTGGACGATTGGTGGAAGCGTATAAGTTATCAAGACAAATTTCATGAAATTGATTTACCAGCTTTACATATCTCAGGATGGTATGATGATGAACAAATTGGTACCCCTTTAAATTTTCAAGGTATGGCTACAAATGGAGCAAGTGAATTTGCGAGGAAAAACCAAAAAATGATAATGGGACCTTGGCCACATCAAATAAATCAAAGTACTAAATTAGGTGATTTAGACTTTGGTTCAGACTCATTAATTGATCTTAATCATTATATTCTTAGATGGTTTAATCTTTGGCTAAAAGGAGAAAACGATGGGATTAAAGAGGATCCCCCTGTTAAAATGTTTGTAATGGGAGACAATCAATGGCGCGATGAACATGAATGGCCACTAGCACGTACAGAGTGGATAAAATACTATATCGATAGTAAAGGAAGAGCGAATAGCAGATTTGGAGATGGCTTCCTTTCTCAAGGAAAGCCAAAAGGAAATGATAGTGACCAATATACTTATGATCCTAATGATCCTGTCCCATTTATCACAGAAGCAACCTCTGCACAAATAGGGGGCCCAGATAATTATTCTTCTATCGAACGCCGTGATGACGTGCTTGTATACTCGACAGAAGAATTGGAAAAGGATGTGGAGGTCAGTGGCCCGATCAAAATGGAGCTTTTTGCTTCTACAAGTGCGAAAGATACAGATTTTATGGTGAAACTTATCGATGTGTGGCCTAATGGGTATGCACAAAGGTTAACTGACGGTATGGTTCGTGCGCGTTTTCGTGAGAGCATGGGGAATCCAACTCTTGTCACTCCAGGCGAAACATACAAATACATTATTGACTGTTGGAATACCTCGCATATGTTTAAGAAAGGTCACCGGATTCGTATTGAAATCAGCTCTAGCGCTTTTCCAAAATATGATCGTAATCTGAATACTGGTGAAGAACTTGGAAAAACAACCAACATCAAAATTGCTCACCAAACCATCTACCATAATGAAAAAAATCCAAGCGCCATTATTTTACCTGTAATACCTAGATAG
- a CDS encoding AMP-binding protein produces MKRAVQWVPTPEFKESTRLFQWMKEHRMTDYDEFHQYSLENISHFWGEAEEKLGIEWYEKYEKVLDLSQGIAFPEWYTDGKMNVVHNALDKWAQNPETANKQALIWEGDDGTCIKYTFKDLHQKVCEIAAGLHDLGIQRGDVITLYLPMIPETLIAMLAISKIGAIFSPAFSGYKADAVAKRIQASGARYLITADGFYRRGKKIDMKKEADLAVNHCPSIEKVIVVHRTGEMNHDTFSRDVDWKNLKKNVSDFKTEVTDSNDPFMIIYTSGTTGKPKGAFHTHSGFPIKAAFDAGICMDVKQEDCFFWYTDMGWMMGPFLVYGGLINGATIVMFEGTPDFPNPDRLWQIVDHHRVTHLGISPTLVRSMMRFGSQWITKHDLSSLRLIGSTGEPWNPEPWEWLYKYAGNGNIPIFNYSGGTEISGGIFGNVLVKPITPITFNAALPGMDVGVVDSEGKEILGDVGELVLRQPWVGMTRGFYKDNERYEETYWSRFPNTWVHGDWVIKDNKGYYTITGRSDDTLNVSGKRLGPAEIESVIVEHEAVIEAGVIGVPHEVKGEVPIGFSVLHPDFKPTEELKQEIIELTSQKLGKAFALKNLFFVSDLPKTRNAKVMRRAIKTAFLHLEAGDMFALENAHVLEEIKGLQVL; encoded by the coding sequence ATGAAAAGAGCTGTACAATGGGTTCCGACCCCAGAATTTAAGGAATCTACTCGCCTATTTCAGTGGATGAAGGAGCACCGAATGACTGATTACGATGAATTTCATCAATACTCCTTAGAAAACATCAGTCATTTCTGGGGAGAGGCAGAAGAAAAATTGGGGATTGAGTGGTATGAAAAATACGAAAAAGTTTTAGATTTATCTCAGGGAATCGCTTTTCCTGAATGGTATACGGATGGAAAAATGAACGTAGTCCATAACGCACTTGATAAATGGGCCCAAAATCCTGAAACAGCCAACAAACAGGCTCTCATATGGGAAGGTGATGATGGAACTTGCATCAAATACACTTTTAAAGATCTTCACCAAAAGGTGTGTGAAATTGCAGCCGGTTTACACGATCTTGGAATTCAGCGAGGAGATGTTATTACTCTATATCTTCCAATGATTCCAGAGACATTGATTGCCATGCTGGCTATCTCGAAAATTGGGGCCATCTTCTCCCCTGCTTTTTCTGGTTATAAGGCTGACGCAGTTGCTAAGCGAATCCAGGCATCCGGTGCTAGGTATTTAATAACTGCAGACGGGTTTTACAGAAGAGGCAAAAAAATAGATATGAAGAAGGAAGCAGATCTCGCAGTAAATCATTGTCCATCTATAGAGAAAGTGATAGTTGTTCATCGAACTGGAGAAATGAATCACGATACCTTTTCTAGAGATGTAGACTGGAAAAATCTCAAGAAAAATGTAAGCGATTTCAAAACAGAAGTAACTGATAGTAATGATCCATTCATGATTATTTATACTTCAGGTACTACAGGAAAACCTAAAGGTGCGTTTCATACTCACTCAGGGTTTCCTATTAAGGCTGCTTTTGATGCTGGGATTTGTATGGATGTTAAACAAGAGGACTGTTTTTTCTGGTATACCGATATGGGTTGGATGATGGGACCATTCCTGGTCTATGGTGGATTGATTAACGGTGCTACTATCGTCATGTTTGAGGGTACCCCTGACTTTCCTAATCCGGATCGGCTATGGCAGATAGTTGATCATCATAGAGTGACCCACCTAGGGATCTCCCCTACACTTGTTCGTTCGATGATGAGGTTTGGATCACAATGGATCACAAAGCATGATCTATCCTCTTTACGATTGATAGGTTCTACGGGAGAACCTTGGAATCCAGAGCCGTGGGAATGGTTGTATAAATACGCGGGAAATGGTAATATTCCTATTTTTAATTATTCTGGAGGAACGGAAATTTCTGGAGGGATTTTTGGAAATGTACTAGTTAAACCAATAACTCCAATTACCTTTAACGCTGCACTCCCTGGGATGGATGTTGGAGTAGTAGATTCGGAGGGAAAAGAAATTTTAGGTGATGTTGGAGAGTTAGTGTTACGACAACCCTGGGTTGGTATGACAAGAGGTTTTTATAAAGATAATGAACGATATGAAGAAACATACTGGAGTAGGTTTCCCAATACTTGGGTTCATGGGGATTGGGTCATTAAAGACAACAAAGGCTATTATACAATTACTGGTCGCTCAGATGATACATTAAATGTCTCAGGAAAACGATTAGGGCCAGCAGAAATTGAATCAGTTATCGTTGAACATGAAGCTGTTATTGAAGCAGGAGTGATTGGTGTCCCCCACGAAGTTAAGGGTGAGGTTCCAATAGGATTTTCAGTGTTACATCCAGATTTTAAACCAACTGAAGAATTAAAACAGGAGATTATAGAACTAACATCACAAAAGCTAGGAAAAGCATTTGCGTTAAAAAACCTTTTCTTTGTATCAGATCTACCTAAGACAAGAAATGCTAAAGTCATGCGTCGGGCCATCAAAACAGCATTTCTCCACTTAGAAGCGGGTGATATGTTTGCTCTTGAAAATGCACATGTTCTAGAAGAAATTAAAGGTCTTCAAGTTTTATAG